The genomic interval TGATATTTTCTTTGGACACTCTGACAATGAGTGAATTGCAGTTAAAACAAAAGAACAGCTCATGAAGGCACACTGAGTTCCGTAATATTAAAACGTTCCTAAAAAAGTTTACAAACAGATTTGGTAGAATTTAAAGGAAACCCACCCAAATATCAATGTTTGGCTGGTCAAATTTACACCTCGGTGgttataaaataagtaattcaGTTTTAGAGTCGTTTAATTTTAACTTATTAAGGCACATCCTTTTGCTAACGTCGTCGATACCATTATTCAGCCTACTAAAAGCTTCGTTAAGATCACATAGTTTTCTAGGATCACATATGTGTATCATCCgcatacaaataatataagAGACATTTAAAACATGTATTATGTCTGAAATTGGTTTGGTGTATGCAGTAAATAATGATGAACTTAAGGTTGATCCTTGAGTCACACATCATACATATTATCTAACATAATACATTTATACTCCGATCTCAGAATTCTTTATAATATCGTTTAACAACATATGCTTCGAACTATTTGAGGGCTTTGTCGACAATTGTTTCTTATTCTATTTACAATGGGTTATGATCTACAGGTTCAAACGCTGTTGTATAATAAAACTCAACACCAAACATACTTTTCTTCGGTGCAGTTTAAATATTGATTATCGATATTAAAATTACATTCACAATGTTACATTAGTTTGTCTAgtggtaaaaataataataacaagtaGTGCATAATAACAAAAGTGAAGTTGTGGATGGTGCTAGTGAAATATCAATGAATAGATCCTCGACACGTATCCACCGACAATAATCACACGTGGCCTGTTATAAACGTCGTTTGGCGATCAGACAACGCATCGGTTCTGCGAATCACATTTTCTTCCTGTAAGCAAAACaaggatttatttatatattttaaactatgTAGATGTAAAATGGGGGAATAACATGTGACTTGCATCCTACTGGGCTGAATTCCGCACAGATGTGGACGACACATACAATAAAGGTCCCTTCGTGTCGAGTGCTGCCATCAATCGGCGCCCGCTCGTCTGCCCACAACGACAGGAGCTGCATGGaccagtacaccggggtaaccccctactctttctAAAGAAGTACTGGTTTCTTTAAAGTTCGCACGAGCCATATGTGTACACTGGGCCTCCAGTTTTAAGTTCTTATGCTTTGTGTCGGCCCTGCcctgttttaaaaaatatattccaTTTCGAATCGAATTAAATTGGTAGACCTACAGTATTAGGTAACACTCAGTAACTGTTActagtatttattttaacatcacGTTAATGCTCATCTGGGACACGTTCGTTATTGTGTGGTGGATTATTTATATCTGTACATTCTTTTAACCAATACATACAACGAAGATACAATTGTTTAGTATTTACCTGATTACTGATGTTTACTCGATTCTTGCCCGGAGTGTGTTTTGCAATCAGCTTCATTAGTGGATCTATAATCTAAAAAAAAGAaggttaaatttatattaaggCCCATTTAGTAGATGAAAATATATAGTACTTTCATGAGTCCAATAACATTTCGCCATGATCATCAATAAGAACAATTAAGTCGGTTTTTTGCTACATACATTTTCAGTAAAATAACTACGAATTCTAAAATACCTGGTTATCCAGAAGACAGCAAACCACAAACAGAAATATCCCCTGTAACGAGTTGAGTATATTGAAGAGATATACCATCACACTGGTTGTTGAGTCGATGTTTAAAACTCCGATTATCCATGTAACACCAAGAATTGGAAGAAGAACAAAGCTTCCTCTAACGGCATTCCTAAAATGAAAAACCGCATATAAAAAAGATGATGGGGCCCGTTCAGGCTTATTTATTTATCCAAACAAACATTACCGGTGTAAACAAAGTAGTAAAGACACacgaacaaaaaaataaaactttcttTCTTTTGATGCCGTTCTTTCTTCCGGTTTGCTCTCAATCTTTTAAGCTATTTCATCTTACAATgtgattttattcattttattatatttattccaATGACTTGGAATTTTTACCAACCAAACAaactttttagtcgcgtggaagcgactctatagttcactatgtcggtcggtcagtcggtctgtctgtctgtctgtcagtctgtctgtcggtctgtctgtctgtctgtctgtctgtctgtcggtccggtatcactatgcgttttattcctttatgaccttatcttgatatcagtttaatctagctaagtcaatttttcacagaatattccttatggccaggaatcgatgtggttatgttttcacggtgcgcaataaaaaattacacggtctacgcacgatttaacaaaatcacgtttgtaatcatatcttaacaaccatgaatcacaattaaataaaatttggtactcataaatttcagggcataaatcatcatatggcaatacaattacgtgcgtagtgCATGTAACGCATgtgtacgcgcgcttaaaattttcaaaatttattttcgatgaaataagagtacgtttcaggcaattttaagcgtttacaaaattgccatgagtgcgcagatttttgcgtgcgcactgcgcgttaaatgttattgcgcactctttttgcccgatttctgttttcttgacttacttttcaactcaaaattacgttatacgagcacgtcaaaagtgacaggctacgcacgtataaattataaaaaatataaatgtttttaaacatttcaacatttttaaacatgttcagtaatttcggtcagtatatttcactatgtcagtcggtccgtctgtctgtcggtctgtctgtctgtcggtctgtttgtctgtcggtctgtttgtctgtcggtccggtatcactatgcattgtagcacgcgacttaatggctgttggccttgttgtTATTACAGTAGGCTATAACTTAGGTTGTAATAGTTTGTAATGttcataaacaatataaatatttggcTTACCTTAATTGTTTGTACTCGTTTTGCTTTTTAGGAGGCTTAGTCACTATTGATCCAGATCTTTTATAAATCACATGTACCATTTTACCCAACACTAATATGTTTATCTAAAATTAGGAAATatgatttattttcaattattctTTATACTTTGAAACATAAAACTGTTTTTCTACATTATAAAGAAGTCAAACCTTTTATCCTATTTGATAAAATGTTTGTAGATTTTCTATTCTTGGTAACTTAATATCTTTATCGTATCTATatttgagttttttttttttccttttagtTTTGGACTCTAGGTATACAGCGCTTTATAGTAGATATGTGTACATACCCCAATAATCAAGCAAGCTGGAATAACAACAACCAAGCGACACGAAACTTTAAGCCAGCATCTAAAATAAAGACAATTAATCGTTAACACGACCATCTAAAGTTGCTCATCTTCTTAACAATAACATGGTCTACTCTAGACCTATCTAATatatctaaataataataataatttcattgatTACGCAATATTTCATTCGTTGATCGATTAAATCCTCTATTCAATGGCTCCAGGCTCCACCTAATTAATAACAGCAGTTAATATTGTAACTCATGAAAATGTATACATACAAGGTATCAGTGACGTAGCATTCATGACTAAAAGTTATAACCATGGCAACAATGAACGCAGGCGTCACGTAGCAGAACAACATGTAATGCACTAGCTTGAATCTTTTAGACTTGTTGTATACTACTTTTAAAACCAAGAAAATAGCTTCTGCCAGCATCCACATAAACATGCACAGAACAAGATAATGCAGGAGGATTGAAACTGTCTTACATAAcacctaaaagaaaaaaaataatgttcaagtgtattgtaaatgtaaataaattttattcTCTAAATGGTCATGAATTCCTAATAAAAGTtaagatatataatataatataatattatgtgacaaaaaaaatgaatcttGAACCTTGAATCATTATTGTATTAACGAAAAGGAAACATTCTTTTAAAGATAATTTCAAATCGGATTAAtatcacattttaaaatgaaaattcatatttttatctTATAATGAATACAAACATCGTCTACGTTTAAAAgaatatcatattttttagTATTCAATTTAACTAATTAAAAGTTGACCAAATGTATTCACAAGAATATATCATCTATTTTAATTCAATGCCTTTTAATTGATACACACTTAGTTTGAACGAATTAATATTGTGTAAAGGATTAAAAAGAAACGGTGCCTACCTTACGGTTTATTTGGTTGAGAACtgataaaaatagtatatcaactCCTAATGTGCAAATGATGAGGTTGATATGGATCTTGTAACGCATGTTTAACTTGTTCCTATTTATGAAGAATAGCaacatgtaaacaaacaaaatttctTTCTTATAAAACACCTTATGAGttcaacaaataataaataaaattcatgtTGATACCTAAAATGTGGATAGCTTACAAAGGTGAAATTTTAAGTAAAAAAGTCTTTAAAGGGAGAAAAATGTCAATTTCAACTTAAATTGCAAACCTCAGTAATAGGTAGATTAGTAGATTGATAGACAGCGTCACAATCGACAAGCTCAATCCGACTATTGTAATCCATGTGTTTATAACTTCGTCATCTTTCCGTAACTAaaaaacagtataaacacaAATAAGCAATTAAAATAGCAATTTCTTAACATAAATCAATCACCAATAAGAATGGTGTTTAAAATAggatttttaaaagaaaaaatataaaataaatgtgattACCCAGTACAACATACTTGAGTTAACATTAAAATCCTACGAAATTTTctaaataatgaatgaaaaaaaaccccTCAAGCATATCATATTTACCTCATTTTTTGAAATCTGCATTAACACTGAAAAACTCGTCAGATGAGAACAGAAACAACGAACAAACCTCTCTGTGACATTTCGCACATGACAACCTCTTGTTGACCATTTGctaataatttcaattaaataataGATACGTCGATAACACCAGAGTCACTGTATGTTATTCTTTTTGTGGAATGATTAATGGTGACTAATTATCACAATTGAATATTACTACATCACAAAGCTCCAATGCATTAAAATGAATTTGGCAACATGAATTGAGTGGAAGCACAAATACTTTACCTCGGTAGAAGATCAAAGAATACGCAATCATACTTCGCTTCATATTCTGAGGAAtcctataataaataaagagtaacaataataaatatatccaacatttaaaaaaggtcacttataaaatatacagattgagataattataaattatggCACTCATAAACTACAGATATTTTTTAAGGCTGATAAATTGATATTACTTATCGAGCCTTTATGTAATGGTTTAAAAATGGTCAGGACATAGGATTCTTATCTTACGTTTAGTGGAACAATTGGAAGAGAGTACATCACTTGGGCATCTACTTTGTCATTTTCTCTATAAATACTTATGGAGAGCACACCACTGACTAGGTATGAATGAAGAACGTTCCCTGATGCTAATCCTCTAAAATTccgtacaaaataaaaacaaaaacattatgaTGTGCATAATTATGACAGCTAAAGTTATCAAAAAAAGCATTCTACAACGGAAAAATAGGTgaaatcaatataaaaattttgtttaatgcAGAAGGTTTGTGAAATAGATAATGGGCATTCCCGAGAAGTCAATGTCTACAGAAAAagaaattgtaatttatatgGATATAGCTGTAGTAAAAAAAGAACATCCTAGATCTTCTTACTGGAGTGGTTgttgaattttgttttatagtttaTTGAATACAAAATGAGGTAATTGTACCgtaatttagtttattattagAATAGGCCTCGTTGAATTTAATACATACACGGTATTATCTAAAGGTACATCATTACCAGGCCCATTAAGCACATCGCCACTTTCAATATACATCAAAACCATTGCTAGATTACCTATTAAAAGAAGAATAAAcgttaatactattaggcccaCACAACTGACATTTATGGCGCTATTCTGTCCAGAAGAATCTTAGCAAATAACAGAATAATACACTCCTTACCGCACTCTAGCAAGTTAAACACCTTTAGCAATAAGCATGGCTTCCTTTTCAATATATGAACCTAATATTGATTTTCCAAAGGAGATTTTTAGTCTAAATCGTTTGAGGGTCACTTTAATGttactatatttattatcttCCAGATACGTAAGCAGGTTGAGATGGGGTTAGAGAGTTTTTGAGGTATGCGCTCTCCACATGCTCtacaaactaaaaaaaacacaaactttGAATAAATCTTGAACGTTTTACAATTTTCTGCTACTACGTAAGCAGGTTGAGATGAGGTTAGAGAGTTTTTGAGGTATGCGCTCTCCGCATGGCTCTACAGACTAAATAAAGACAAACTTTGAATAAATCTTGAACGTTTCACAATTTTCTCCCACTACATAAGCAGGTTGAGATGAGGTTAGAGAGTTTTTGAGGTTTGCGCTTTCTGCATGGCTCTACAGACTAAATAAACACAAACTTCGGATAAATCTtgaacattttacaattttctcCCACTACGTAAGCAGGTTGAGATGAGGTTAGAGAGTTTTTGAGGTATGCGCTTTCCACATGGCTCTACAAACTAAAAAACACAAACTTTTAATAAATCTTGAACGTTTTACAATTTTCTCCCACTACGTAAGCAGGTTGAGATGAGGTTAGAGAGTTTTTGAGGTATGCGCTCTCCACATGGCTCTACAGACTAAATAAACACAAACTTCGGATAAATCTTGAACGTTATACAATTTTCTCCCACTTACGTAGCGTAGCGTTCttctatatatacattattttaaattgacaATTTGGCAACCTACTAAGTAAATAGTTTGATAATAAAACGATACCTATGTCCAAAGTGAGTGAAAAGCATGGACGTTGAAAACGATATTGTTTGTCCACAGAGAAAGCATCTTCTTTAAGGAACACAAGAAGtcatgttttaattttgttttgcaatttcaatgttcaatataaaTCACACCAACCGTCATTATCTGGAATCTGTACAGTAACAAAAGCTGATTGATTAAACTTTGTATCGATTTCCTCCTTGATATTTGTTGCATTTCCAATCCATGATGCTGTTATGTCTGATATTGGTGAGATTAAATAACGTatgaagaaaagaagaaaagaatATATTAATCAAATACAAAaagcagtaggcctaatagttttaataaaatactatattttgtttCCAATATCTTggaaataaagataataaaatcaaactttgatttgtaattttgtagCTAAATTATTAAAAGGTATTCTAAAGAGAAAAGATATACAGAACATTACTTTTGCTTTATAAAAGGATGATTAAAAACTGTGACGTATTGTTTCCGGTTggttgactatttttttaaattacggTTTTATTGGGTAAATTTCATTGTGTTTTATTCCATTTTTGTTCTTACATTATTGGTGTATTTCATTAATGTAATGAATCAGTGGGGTTGTCCTAAAATATCACCAACTGCATTTGTAGCTATACGGCCCAGGTAATGTACATACAGGTAACATATATACTCATTTCACCGTTATTTAAATGACGTTATTCATTGTTCTTTAATTAACAGCAAACTATCTATAGTCCAAAGTTCCTGAATGTTTACAACCGTCGTCCAATAAAGATGAGATTAAAACTGCTTAAATGagttatattgtttattaattgcaTTTCAGTAATAAAATCTACTTTTTGTCTTACATTTTGATTCATTTGTTAAGGTAATGTTTCCTTTCGAAGATGTCTTTAATAGATTCAAAATGCGTGGTTCTTCTGACGCAATCCATGAAATCGGCGAAAAGTCTATCTAAAAAAACAGTAATTATACTCATCTAAGGGTACGATACATTATCAGTGATGCGATTAAAGACAccattaaacaaataataatttattcatctTTTTCTTAAATTCTCTGgcaataatcaaaatatatataaattaaagatTAACCACACAGAGAATTCCTTAGGGCCGTAAAcgaaatacaaaattatataaacatattaaatgTTTGGACTTACGTATGTTAAGAACCGTCTAAATTtcctaatatattttttaagacGTAAATAATTGCAATCAATAagtttttacataataaataccaatttgatatatatattaatatcttcaattttcaaaatgttatacAGACCAGCTGATGGCACGAATTACTTTATTTTGAAGTCTTTAAAGTTCGAGAAGGTAAGTGGGATAAGCAGATTGTAAGAAGTTTGTGTGATAAAAAGTGACGAATTTTATAGTgctgtaatatttatataaaccaGCACCTGATGATTTAAGAGCAACTGTTATCATCATTAAGCAGTctgtgtaaataaaatgttgcaAGTTTTACTAgagttttttatttatcaataaacTTACTTCATAAGTTTGTGTAGTGAGAAGCGAAATCTCTGTAATCACGTCGGATGGAAACAGACCCGGAGTTCTTGTTTGTCTATGCACATCCAATTGAGATGACGTGTGTAATGAACTTGAGCTATTTCCCATAACAAATCCTATTGACATAATTTGCCAGTAATTTAAAAGAATAAGAAAAGAAttcaattacaaatatatatgtaaacaGCCTTTTTTTAAACGACACATCGATTGAAAAGCCAGAACTATTAGAGGATTCAAAATCATGGACGATACAGACAAAAGATCAATTACACAGTATTGAAAGTTAAAACATCTGTTGAGGCTCTACTCTAAACATCACAGAATCAATACAAGTTGCATACGTTTCCTTACCTGTCCTGTGAACTTGTAACTCCCGCTGACCCCCACACGTTTCCGTTTGTTTCCCTGGACATTGTAATTTACACTCGGTTTTGTTTACTCCTGTCATTGAGCCGACGTCATATAAGCATATACATTCATCACCACCTAATAGTGAGGCATAGGGCAGACTATGTCCATAGCAGTATTCAACGCACGTGTCAATATCCATGTCATCGGTACTTGTGTTATAATCAGTTAAAATGATTAAAGAAATGTAGCACCCTACATAATCAtctagaaataaataaaacattggaATTACATTTGGaattttttaattctaaaatgtatatactttcTATTTTTATGTAACTTAAACGGTTGAGCCGCAATTCGATTCTTATTATTATGACCACTTTTATGAATCTGTATTATtttatgtgtatttttttttaaataaaagaaccAGAATACAATGTATAGGTTATTTTTAGAAGAATAAGTGTGCGACAACAAAGTAATACGCCGGTAATAGGAAGAAGAACTTAATTAGCCCAATCGTAAATCTCGATGTCCTGTTTATATAGTAAGACGTtgtcataaaacaaaattagttAACTAGAAACGTTACCTCTGTATGGTATTGATAGAGAAGTTGATGATTCTACAAGACCTGTAATAGTAGATAAGAAACAAAAGAACTTGTTACTCCAATTTACACTTGTAAAAATACGTGTTTAAtaattgaacaaataaaaataggaTGACTTAAACTTTGTCTAGTCTATCAAATTAGTTGGACAAAATAGGTACgatgtgcccaattatggtaatgataatataacgtcatcgtgttaatattATGTGCACACCACATTTTCCtttcacatacagtttgataaaAGTGAGCTTTAATCATGCTCTCTCAACAacaaacaattacaaacatAAACAGAACACTTTTGGGTTTGTACACCAATTAAGTTACTTATATCCATTTAACACGTAGACCAAATGTAAACAGTTTTAGTATGCATAAGGATCCTGCAACATTTACGAAAAATGGATGaagtatgtaataataataataatattattataaataatttcatgagcTGAAGGTCTACTTTCTACTTTATTATACTAACAGTTTTCTTTCTTTGCTATTGTCACGAACTCCctttacgtatgtttccgagctgttgaaaatactttaggaactcccgtgtgacataaaagtatacacaaaaaaatctataaagttgtcaaataactaaaaaaacaaagctttaatttcaatcaactttaacttttaacaatccagtaagcactttaaacaacagcttcacaataacttttacaatataatatccaacctctaatatcCAACAACTTTCTTCATAAATTGCTTCAATCAAAAATCCTTCTCCCTTTTTATACAATTGTCATACTTCtccttatatacaatatgttcaaaaccttctagatcattccttatacttcttatactattggattacagtttctattaatagcatttctggaatgttcttgatttttcttatattaattataggcctacatggtttcttaaatcaaaacatcttattctagaatgttcatgtagatactaAGTTACTGTATCTGttaggaatggtaatttattacagcTATACGTATCATAAAAACTTTCACCTTACCACATTATTTCAAGAACAACACTCAACACATTTGAACGAACATATGACTTACACACAAAAGCTATGAGAGGAGGCAGCTTATACGAGCAATACTCTTTGCCTCCTTATTTTACTTAAGGTAAGCATCACTCACTTAAGGtaagttaatatttattatctttaactgaataaaattatatttaacattgcatgaaaataaaaaattaatctCCTACTTTAAGGATAGGCTAAACTATTCGAATGTGCAGCGCTTTAATTTGGTATGCGGAGTAGAACAACGTTACACAATAGATTGGTTTCACACGCGTAGTAAACAGTAACTCTACTCAGATATGTTATAAAATAGAATACCGTATATGATAAACAGCATACATAGAGAATcgtgtattataataattgataattacataatatataattaattataattggtATCCTAGATAGGGAATGTTATATCAGAGTAATTTCTCAGACCTCGAAGCAATTATTGTCCGTTTTTGGGATAACGTCAAAATTAAAAGACGGACATTTTCCAAATTTAAACCACATAGATGGTTACAGACTAATCCTACACATCAAACTCCGCAGTGATTCTCCGGTGACACCCTGGCGGTGACCATTCACACCGACGAGAAACCAAGGAATGCAAATTTAATTAAGAACtacttgttattattattattaaatttaggCCCTACGTCATACTACAAGACAGATCTTAACCACATTCTAACGcatagatagatatgtggtcccGGAAGACTCCAATTAATTCTGGAGGCAATCCCGACCAggatcccaattctggaccacattttattattatttttactaattttggCCGTACGCCAAAATCACAAGAAGGATGTTTATCATGATTCTTGATACT from Antedon mediterranea chromosome 5, ecAntMedi1.1, whole genome shotgun sequence carries:
- the LOC140049689 gene encoding adhesion G protein-coupled receptor L4-like, with the protein product MVLMYIESGDVLNGPGNDVPLDNTVGLASGNVLHSYLVSGVLSISIYRENDKVDAQVMYSLPIVPLNDSSEYEAKYDCVFFDLLPSKWSTRGCHVRNVTERFVRCFCSHLTSFSVLMQISKNELRKDDEVINTWITIVGLSLSIVTLSINLLIYLLLRNKLNMRYKIHINLIICTLGVDILFLSVLNQINRKVLCKTVSILLHYLVLCMFMWMLAEAIFLVLKVVYNKSKRFKLVHYMLFCYVTPAFIVAMVITFSHECYVTDTLCWLKVSCRLVVVIPACLIIGINILVLGKMVHVIYKRSGSIVTKPPKKQNEYKQLRNAVRGSFVLLPILGVTWIIGVLNIDSTTSVMVYLFNILNSLQGIFLFVVCCLLDNQIIDPLMKLIAKHTPGKNRVNISNQEENVIRRTDALSDRQTTFITGHV